From Candidatus Eisenbacteria bacterium, the proteins below share one genomic window:
- a CDS encoding asparaginase, with product MTVTLEVQVGRGAIVESRHRIEAAVADVEGRVLAATAEPRLITSFRSSAKPFQLLALVERGHADRWGFSDEHLAVMAASHTGSEYHRRLVTEILERIDLLPSHLACGYHDPIDREALAEVRAHHERRSPLHNNCSGKHAGMLALARAEGWPVEGYERPEHMVQQAAHRSVAEVCGLPAEEILTGTDNCGVVVFGLPLLSMARGYARLAAAVATGDARERALQRIRAAMVAYPQAVGGASRLSTQLMQASRGQLVSKGGAEGLECIGSSSRGLGVAIKVRDGSGRALGPAIVAFLEHLDLLSESDLERLAATREPVLKSHAGREVGHLTAVLEALSTTG from the coding sequence ATGACGGTCACGCTCGAGGTCCAGGTGGGGCGTGGCGCTATTGTCGAATCGCGCCACAGGATCGAAGCCGCCGTGGCCGACGTCGAGGGCCGGGTCCTCGCGGCGACCGCCGAGCCGCGGCTGATCACCTCCTTCCGATCCTCGGCCAAGCCGTTCCAGCTGCTGGCGCTCGTCGAGCGCGGGCACGCCGACCGATGGGGCTTCTCGGACGAGCACCTCGCAGTAATGGCCGCCTCGCACACCGGCAGCGAATATCATCGCCGGCTGGTGACCGAGATCCTCGAGCGGATCGATCTCCTCCCCTCGCACCTGGCCTGCGGATATCACGACCCGATCGATCGTGAAGCGCTGGCCGAAGTGCGCGCACATCACGAGCGGCGCTCGCCGCTCCACAACAACTGTTCCGGCAAGCACGCGGGCATGCTCGCCCTGGCGCGGGCGGAAGGGTGGCCGGTCGAAGGCTACGAGCGCCCCGAGCACATGGTGCAGCAGGCGGCCCATCGCTCGGTGGCCGAAGTCTGCGGCCTGCCGGCGGAGGAGATCCTGACCGGGACGGACAACTGCGGGGTCGTGGTGTTCGGGCTTCCGCTTCTCTCCATGGCGCGCGGTTACGCGCGCCTGGCCGCGGCGGTGGCGACGGGCGACGCTCGTGAGCGCGCGCTCCAGCGGATCCGCGCCGCGATGGTCGCCTACCCTCAGGCGGTCGGCGGGGCGTCGCGCCTCAGCACACAGCTCATGCAAGCGTCGCGCGGCCAGCTGGTTTCCAAGGGCGGAGCCGAAGGGCTCGAGTGCATCGGGAGCTCGAGCCGGGGCCTCGGCGTGGCGATCAAGGTGCGGGATGGCTCGGGACGGGCGCTCGGTCCAGCCATCGTGGCCTTCCTCGAACACCTCGACCTGCTCTCCGAAAGCGACCTGGAGCGCCTCGCCGCGACACGTGAGCCGGTGCTCAAGAGTCACGCCGGCCGCGAGGTGGGACATCTCACCGCGGTCTTGGAGGCGCTGAGCACCACCGGTTAG